In Streptomyces canus, one DNA window encodes the following:
- a CDS encoding cell division protein SepF yields the protein MNRYDVTDEQWEGLAQVVPLRGRDAWPSAIDHRSMPEAVTEARRRFVVLRINVFADAREVAETLMAGIPVLLDLTSAETEVAKRVLDFSTGVVFGLASGMHRVDRNVFLLTPAGTEVTGLMEGAGMPGS from the coding sequence GTGAACAGGTACGACGTCACCGATGAACAGTGGGAGGGGCTCGCCCAGGTCGTTCCGTTGCGCGGGCGCGACGCATGGCCGTCCGCGATCGACCACCGGTCCATGCCGGAGGCCGTGACCGAGGCCCGGCGCCGCTTCGTCGTCCTGCGGATCAACGTCTTCGCGGACGCCCGCGAGGTCGCCGAGACCCTGATGGCGGGCATACCCGTCCTGCTCGACCTCACCAGCGCGGAGACGGAAGTGGCCAAGCGGGTCCTCGACTTCAGCACCGGCGTCGTCTTCGGCCTGGCGAGCGGAATGCACCGCGTGGACCGCAACGTGTTCCTGCTGACACCGGCCGGGACCGAGGTCACGGGGCTGATGGAGGGCGCGGGCATGCCGGGGTCGTAA
- a CDS encoding DUF6099 family protein has product MDAVRLIVTSRRALAGGGEAPQVMAEVWQAQALAQAIGSRLAVAGPPELRGEALGLTELAGRGCGVLDRPDIAMAELRAAQLTELGDARQALLYLGGLLGEVGIALVGLASAADDETTYWQCMEAIDAADESRDRVLQMLRRLADRGEELPEAG; this is encoded by the coding sequence ATGGACGCGGTGCGGCTCATCGTGACGAGCAGGCGTGCCCTGGCCGGAGGCGGGGAGGCGCCTCAGGTCATGGCGGAGGTGTGGCAGGCGCAGGCCCTGGCCCAGGCGATAGGGAGCCGCCTCGCGGTCGCCGGCCCTCCCGAACTCCGGGGCGAGGCCCTGGGATTGACCGAGCTGGCGGGCCGCGGTTGCGGTGTCCTGGACCGCCCCGACATCGCCATGGCGGAGCTGCGGGCCGCCCAGCTCACCGAGCTCGGCGACGCCCGCCAGGCCCTCCTCTACCTCGGCGGCCTCCTCGGCGAGGTGGGCATAGCCCTGGTCGGCCTCGCGTCCGCGGCGGACGACGAGACGACGTACTGGCAGTGCATGGAAGCGATCGACGCGGCGGACGAGTCGCGGGACCGGGTGCTGCAGATGCTGCGAAGACTGGCGGATCGGGGGGAGGAGTTGCCGGAGGCGGGGTGA
- a CDS encoding YceI family protein, which yields MTVAVETGTWQLDRTATTVALKHKTMWGLVTVKGSFATVDGQGEVRADGSAVGTVTLDAASLDTKNAKRDEHLRGADFFDVENHPEITFAVRSAELRDGDQVQVIGQLTARGISRPQSFTARLGDASADAVTLTAEFSVDRDHFGLGWNQLGMIRGLTTVTATLRFTRSAA from the coding sequence ATGACCGTCGCCGTCGAAACCGGAACCTGGCAGCTCGACCGGACCGCCACCACCGTCGCCCTCAAGCACAAGACGATGTGGGGCCTGGTCACCGTGAAGGGATCCTTCGCCACCGTGGACGGCCAGGGCGAGGTGCGGGCCGACGGGTCCGCCGTCGGCACCGTGACCCTCGACGCCGCCTCCCTCGACACCAAGAACGCCAAGCGCGACGAGCACCTGCGCGGGGCCGACTTCTTCGACGTCGAGAACCACCCCGAGATCACCTTCGCGGTGCGCAGCGCCGAGCTGCGCGACGGCGACCAGGTGCAGGTGATCGGCCAGCTGACCGCGCGCGGCATCAGCCGCCCGCAGTCCTTCACCGCACGCCTCGGCGACGCGAGCGCCGACGCGGTCACGCTGACCGCCGAGTTCTCGGTGGACCGCGACCACTTCGGCCTGGGCTGGAATCAGCTGGGCATGATCCGCGGCCTGACCACGGTCACCGCCACGCTCCGCTTCACACGGTCGGCAGCGTGA
- a CDS encoding YcnI family protein encodes MSSARTSLRRLGLGSALAAAAVLTAAGAASAHVTVHPESYAKGATDGALTFRVPDESDTASTTKVQLFLPTDHPLLGVLVSPHDGWTAKVTDTKLKTPVKTDDGTITDAVSEITWTGGKIGPGQYEDFDVAFGQLPDDTAQLTFKTLQTYSDGKVVRWIEEAAQGDEEPENPAPVLKLTAAGATSATASRTSAVASKASKASASDSTARGLGVAGLVVGVLGLAAGAFAVVRGRRSQ; translated from the coding sequence ATGTCCTCAGCACGCACTTCGCTGCGCCGCCTCGGCCTCGGCAGCGCCCTCGCCGCCGCCGCGGTCCTGACCGCCGCCGGCGCCGCCTCCGCGCACGTCACCGTCCACCCCGAGAGCTACGCCAAGGGCGCCACCGACGGAGCCCTGACCTTCCGGGTCCCGGACGAGAGCGACACCGCGAGCACCACGAAGGTCCAGCTGTTCCTGCCCACCGACCACCCGTTGCTCGGCGTGCTCGTCTCCCCGCACGACGGGTGGACCGCGAAGGTCACCGACACCAAGCTCAAGACACCGGTCAAGACGGACGACGGCACGATCACCGACGCGGTCTCCGAGATCACCTGGACCGGGGGGAAGATCGGGCCGGGACAGTACGAGGACTTCGACGTCGCCTTCGGCCAACTCCCCGACGACACCGCGCAGCTGACCTTCAAGACCCTCCAGACCTACTCCGACGGGAAGGTCGTCCGCTGGATCGAGGAGGCCGCCCAGGGCGACGAGGAGCCGGAGAACCCGGCGCCGGTCCTCAAGCTGACGGCGGCCGGGGCCACGTCGGCCACCGCGTCGCGGACCTCCGCGGTCGCGTCCAAGGCGTCGAAGGCCTCCGCGAGCGACTCCACCGCCCGCGGTCTCGGCGTCGCCGGGCTGGTCGTGGGCGTGCTGGGCCTCGCGGCCGGGGCCTTCGCCGTCGTACGGGGCCGCCGTTCGCAGTGA
- a CDS encoding LLM class F420-dependent oxidoreductase, translated as MDLRIFTEPQQGASYDTLLTVAKATEDLGFDAFFRSDHYLKMGDADGLPGPTDAWITLAGLARETKRIRLGTLMTAATFRLPGVLAIQVAQVDQMSGGRVELGLGAGWFEEEHAAYGIPFPKEKFPRLEEQLEIITGLWATEPGKTFDFHGEHYDLTKSPALPKPAQSRIPVLIGGQGATRTPRLAARYADEFNMPFGSPEDSETQFGRVRAAAQEAGRAADAITFSNALVVCVGKDDQEVARRAAAIGREVEELKANGLAGTPAEVVDKIGRYADAGSHRMYLQVLDLDDLDHLELISAQIQSQLS; from the coding sequence ATGGATCTCCGCATCTTCACCGAGCCCCAGCAGGGCGCGAGCTACGACACCCTCCTCACCGTGGCCAAGGCCACCGAGGACCTCGGCTTCGACGCGTTCTTCCGTTCCGACCACTACCTGAAGATGGGCGACGCCGACGGCCTCCCCGGCCCCACCGACGCCTGGATCACCCTCGCCGGCCTCGCCCGTGAGACCAAGCGCATTCGCCTCGGCACCCTGATGACCGCGGCCACCTTCCGGCTCCCCGGCGTCCTCGCCATCCAGGTCGCCCAGGTCGACCAGATGTCCGGCGGCCGCGTCGAACTGGGCCTGGGCGCCGGCTGGTTCGAGGAGGAGCACGCGGCGTACGGCATCCCGTTCCCGAAGGAGAAGTTCCCCCGCCTGGAGGAACAGCTGGAGATCATCACCGGCCTGTGGGCCACCGAGCCCGGCAAGACCTTCGACTTCCACGGCGAGCACTACGACCTCACGAAGTCGCCCGCGCTGCCCAAGCCCGCCCAGAGCCGGATCCCCGTGCTGATCGGCGGCCAGGGCGCGACCCGCACCCCGCGTCTGGCCGCCCGCTACGCCGATGAGTTCAACATGCCGTTCGGCTCGCCCGAGGACAGCGAGACGCAGTTCGGCCGGGTCCGGGCCGCCGCCCAGGAGGCGGGCCGCGCCGCCGACGCGATCACCTTCTCCAACGCGCTCGTCGTCTGCGTCGGCAAGGACGACCAGGAGGTCGCCCGCCGTGCCGCCGCGATCGGCCGCGAGGTCGAGGAGCTCAAGGCCAACGGCCTGGCCGGCACCCCGGCCGAGGTCGTCGACAAGATCGGCCGCTATGCCGACGCGGGCTCGCACCGGATGTACCTCCAGGTCCTCGACCTCGACGACCTGGACCACCTGGAGCTGATCTCCGCACAGATCCAGTCGCAGCTGTCGTAA
- a CDS encoding AAA family ATPase, whose product MRVSPTSSVVPAQSAPPRAERSQGAERRPDRPCLTELRLSAYAVHRRAGLPLAPLTLIAGPSGSGKTSALRAYEALARLGGGASLGEVFPNPLSYVPDRARPDAQRRRGFRIGCTADGPEGPVRLDIAVQAEPELRIAGERLTSGGLVLLETALRDPSRRAVQATWHTAGTAPVTRAPLPDDRLGTALLPLRVAGKTDGQRRVLAAAEQMVVALRSVFGCDPRPGRMRLPVPTGTGRLLGGCDNLADVLWRTRTECGRRHAQLVAAARAGCAGPVADVLAEPLATGTVRALLDRGDGSRTVLGRLGDGELRYLALALVLLTGPGVLEVDPVGEVPAAMQTLTVLADNLDRSLDPRQRAELLRLAARMCERGHIRLVGAVSDASWAAGVEGVTVVHLEP is encoded by the coding sequence ATGCGTGTGTCCCCCACATCCTCTGTCGTGCCCGCTCAGTCGGCTCCGCCGCGCGCGGAGCGGTCGCAGGGCGCTGAGCGCCGCCCCGACCGGCCGTGTCTCACCGAACTGCGGCTGTCCGCGTACGCCGTCCACCGGCGGGCCGGGTTACCGCTCGCGCCGCTGACCCTGATCGCCGGGCCCAGCGGGAGCGGCAAGACGAGCGCCCTCAGGGCGTACGAGGCACTCGCCCGGCTCGGCGGTGGCGCGAGCCTCGGTGAGGTGTTCCCGAATCCCCTCTCGTACGTCCCCGACCGGGCCCGCCCCGACGCACAGCGCCGCCGCGGCTTCCGGATCGGCTGCACGGCCGACGGACCCGAGGGACCGGTCCGGCTCGACATCGCGGTCCAGGCCGAGCCCGAACTGCGCATCGCGGGGGAGCGGCTGACCTCCGGCGGGCTCGTCCTGCTGGAGACCGCCCTGCGCGACCCCTCCCGCCGGGCCGTGCAGGCCACCTGGCACACGGCCGGAACCGCGCCGGTCACCCGCGCCCCGCTCCCCGACGACCGGCTCGGCACCGCCCTGTTGCCGCTGCGCGTGGCCGGCAAGACGGACGGACAGCGGCGCGTCCTCGCCGCCGCCGAGCAGATGGTCGTCGCCCTGCGCTCCGTCTTCGGCTGCGACCCACGGCCCGGCCGTATGCGCCTGCCCGTCCCGACCGGTACCGGACGGCTCCTCGGCGGCTGCGACAACCTCGCCGACGTCCTGTGGCGCACCCGCACGGAGTGCGGCCGGCGCCACGCGCAACTCGTCGCCGCGGCGCGCGCCGGATGCGCGGGCCCCGTCGCCGACGTCCTCGCCGAACCCCTGGCCACCGGGACGGTCCGGGCACTGCTCGACCGTGGGGACGGCAGCCGGACAGTGCTCGGGCGGCTGGGCGACGGCGAGTTGAGGTACCTCGCGCTCGCGCTGGTGCTGCTCACCGGGCCCGGAGTGCTGGAGGTCGACCCGGTCGGTGAGGTGCCCGCGGCGATGCAGACGCTCACCGTGCTCGCCGACAACCTCGACCGGAGCCTGGACCCACGGCAGCGCGCCGAACTGCTGCGGCTGGCGGCGCGGATGTGCGAGCGCGGACACATCCGGCTCGTCGGCGCGGTGAGCGACGCCTCGTGGGCCGCCGGGGTGGAGGGGGTCACGGTGGTACACCTGGAGCCGTGA
- a CDS encoding sigma-70 family RNA polymerase sigma factor, producing the protein MITSAPPAPADLRTQRESADASATAWALAARAGDAEAVDHFVRALHHDVLRYVSYLCADPQAVDDLAQDTFLRALGSLHRFEGRSSARAWLLSIARRAVMDGFRHAAARPRRYDGSDWQAAAERAQPRGVPGFDDGIVLLDLLATLSAERREAFVLTQMLGLPYEEAAEVSGCPVGTVRSRVARARAALVELVV; encoded by the coding sequence GTGATCACTTCCGCCCCGCCCGCCCCGGCCGACCTCCGCACCCAACGGGAGTCCGCCGATGCCTCCGCCACCGCCTGGGCGCTCGCCGCCCGGGCCGGCGACGCCGAGGCCGTCGACCACTTCGTCCGCGCGCTGCACCATGACGTGCTGCGCTATGTCTCCTACCTGTGTGCCGACCCCCAGGCCGTGGACGACCTCGCCCAGGACACGTTTCTGCGGGCGCTCGGCAGTCTGCACCGGTTCGAGGGGCGGTCCTCGGCGCGGGCCTGGCTGCTGTCCATCGCCCGCCGTGCGGTGATGGACGGTTTCCGGCATGCCGCGGCTCGGCCCCGCCGGTACGACGGTTCGGACTGGCAGGCCGCGGCCGAGCGCGCTCAGCCGCGGGGCGTGCCCGGCTTCGACGACGGGATAGTGCTGCTCGACCTGTTGGCCACGCTTTCTGCTGAGCGGCGGGAGGCGTTTGTGCTCACGCAGATGTTGGGGTTGCCATATGAGGAGGCGGCCGAGGTGAGTGGTTGTCCTGTGGGGACGGTCCGGTCGCGGGTGGCGCGGGCTCGGGCGGCGCTGGTGGAACTGGTGGTCTGA
- a CDS encoding FAD-binding and (Fe-S)-binding domain-containing protein, translating into MATSDLPVPVVRRPDAPPPDTAALERALRERVDGEVRFDAGSRAAYSTDASNFRQTPIGVVVPRTPEAAAEAVAVAREHDAPVLSRGGGTSLAGQCTNTAVVIDWSKYCDRLESVDPDARTCVVQPGIVLDELNRRLAPTGLRFGPEPATHANCTIGGMIGNNSCGATAQAYGKVVDNIARLEVQLYDGARFWCGETSDEEYAEIERHGDLRASLYRQLRALRDTYADEIRARFPDIPRRVSGYNLDSLLPEHGFDVAGLLVGSESTLVTVLRAELELAPVVKERTLVVLGFPDIETAADAVPTILPYEPIALEGIDARLLRDERIKHLNPKARAELPEGNAFLMVQFGGETLQEADEHAHRMLDGLHESPHDPDVAFLDDPSHEQELWQVREAGLGATAHVPGRPDTFEGWEDSAVPPERLGDYLRRLRGLYDEFGYLSDTGPSLYGHFGHGCVHTRIPFDLYSADGVAAYRRFMERAADLVVEFGGSFSGEHGDGQSRGELLPRMFGDRLVTVFEQLKAVFDPLDRMNPGKVVAPYRLDENLRLGGDWAPYDPRDLHFRFPHDGGSFAEAANRCVGVGKCRQHTTEGGAVMCPSYQVTHEEEHSTRGRARLLFEMLDGHGDSPLRDGWRSEAVRDALDLCLACKGCRKDCPADVDLATYKAEFLSHHYEGRWWRRPRAHLSMGWLPAVAQVVGRTRLGPVVNAVTHTPPLSRAAVAIAGVENREVPLFAGETLQQWFARHEPYGDGERGSVLLWPDTFTNHFHPHIGQAAVTLMEHAGWRVVLPEEPLCCGLTWISTGQLTTAERVLGRTVRSLAEHVRAGGLVVGLEPSCTAVFRSDAPELLPGDRDVRRLRDQTVTLAELLTEHSPGYEPPHVPERSAKALAQVHCHQHAVLDWQADRKLLHRAGVDAEQLDSGCCGLAGNFGFEPGHLEVSEACAERVLLPRLRDEPAETVVLADGFSCRTQIHELDSGGHEAVHLAELLASALPGAPGSAYGVAPGARPTTPSRRARALALAGTGLAGLAAAATAVRFVWKKR; encoded by the coding sequence ATGGCCACCTCCGACCTGCCCGTTCCTGTCGTACGACGGCCTGACGCACCCCCACCGGACACGGCGGCCCTGGAGCGCGCGCTGCGCGAGCGGGTCGACGGCGAGGTCCGCTTCGACGCGGGGAGCCGGGCCGCCTACTCGACGGACGCCTCGAACTTCCGGCAGACCCCGATCGGCGTGGTCGTGCCCCGGACACCCGAGGCGGCCGCGGAGGCGGTGGCCGTGGCCCGCGAGCACGACGCGCCGGTGCTGTCCCGGGGCGGCGGAACCAGCCTCGCCGGGCAGTGCACCAACACCGCCGTGGTGATCGACTGGTCGAAGTACTGCGACCGTCTGGAGTCCGTGGACCCGGACGCCCGCACCTGTGTCGTCCAGCCCGGCATCGTCCTCGACGAGCTCAACCGCCGACTCGCCCCGACCGGGCTGCGGTTCGGCCCCGAGCCGGCCACCCACGCCAACTGCACGATCGGCGGAATGATCGGCAACAACTCCTGCGGGGCCACCGCGCAGGCCTACGGCAAGGTCGTCGACAACATCGCCCGCCTGGAAGTGCAGTTGTACGACGGCGCCCGGTTCTGGTGCGGGGAGACCAGCGACGAGGAGTACGCCGAGATCGAGCGGCACGGAGATCTACGGGCCTCCCTGTACCGGCAGTTGCGCGCCCTGCGCGACACCTACGCCGACGAGATCCGCGCCCGCTTCCCGGACATCCCCCGCCGGGTCTCCGGCTACAACCTCGACTCGCTGCTCCCGGAGCACGGCTTCGACGTCGCCGGGCTGCTGGTCGGCAGCGAGTCGACCCTGGTCACGGTGTTGCGCGCGGAGCTGGAACTGGCGCCGGTGGTCAAGGAACGCACCCTGGTCGTCCTCGGCTTCCCCGACATCGAGACGGCCGCCGACGCCGTCCCGACGATCCTGCCGTACGAGCCCATCGCGCTGGAGGGCATCGACGCGCGCCTGCTCCGGGACGAGCGGATCAAGCACCTCAACCCGAAGGCCCGCGCCGAACTCCCCGAGGGGAACGCCTTCTTGATGGTGCAGTTCGGCGGGGAGACGCTCCAGGAGGCCGACGAACACGCCCACCGCATGCTGGACGGCCTGCACGAGTCCCCCCACGATCCCGACGTCGCCTTCCTCGACGACCCGTCCCACGAGCAGGAGTTGTGGCAGGTTCGCGAGGCCGGACTCGGCGCCACCGCACACGTCCCGGGACGCCCCGACACCTTCGAGGGCTGGGAGGACTCGGCGGTCCCGCCCGAGCGGCTCGGCGACTATCTGCGCCGACTGCGGGGCCTGTACGACGAGTTCGGCTATCTCAGTGACACCGGGCCCAGTCTCTACGGCCACTTCGGGCACGGTTGTGTGCACACCCGGATCCCCTTCGACCTGTACTCCGCCGACGGGGTGGCCGCCTACCGGCGGTTCATGGAGCGGGCGGCCGACCTGGTCGTCGAGTTCGGCGGCTCCTTCTCGGGCGAGCACGGCGACGGGCAGAGCCGGGGCGAGCTGCTGCCGCGGATGTTCGGGGACCGACTCGTCACCGTGTTCGAGCAGCTGAAGGCCGTCTTCGACCCGCTCGACCGGATGAACCCCGGGAAGGTCGTGGCGCCGTACAGGCTGGACGAGAACCTGCGCCTCGGCGGCGACTGGGCGCCGTACGACCCCCGCGACCTGCACTTCCGCTTCCCGCACGACGGCGGGTCCTTCGCCGAGGCCGCCAACCGCTGTGTGGGCGTGGGGAAATGCCGTCAGCACACCACCGAGGGTGGTGCGGTGATGTGCCCGTCCTACCAGGTCACGCACGAGGAGGAGCACTCCACGCGCGGGCGGGCCAGGCTGCTGTTCGAGATGCTCGACGGACACGGCGACAGCCCGCTGCGGGACGGCTGGCGGTCCGAGGCGGTCCGGGACGCCCTCGACCTGTGTCTGGCCTGCAAAGGCTGCAGGAAGGACTGTCCGGCGGACGTCGACCTGGCCACGTACAAGGCGGAGTTCCTGTCCCACCACTACGAGGGCCGCTGGTGGCGCAGGCCCCGCGCCCACCTCTCCATGGGCTGGCTGCCCGCCGTGGCGCAGGTGGTCGGACGCACCCGACTCGGGCCCGTCGTCAACGCGGTGACCCACACCCCGCCCCTGTCCCGGGCCGCCGTGGCGATCGCGGGCGTGGAGAACCGCGAGGTCCCGCTGTTCGCCGGCGAGACGCTGCAACAGTGGTTCGCCCGGCACGAGCCGTACGGCGACGGGGAGCGCGGCAGCGTCCTGCTCTGGCCGGACACCTTCACCAACCACTTCCACCCGCACATCGGCCAGGCGGCCGTGACGCTCATGGAGCACGCCGGCTGGCGGGTCGTGCTGCCCGAGGAACCGCTGTGCTGCGGGCTGACCTGGATCTCGACGGGACAACTCACCACCGCCGAAAGGGTGTTGGGCCGGACCGTGCGCAGTCTCGCCGAGCACGTCCGGGCGGGCGGTCTGGTGGTCGGGCTGGAGCCCAGCTGCACGGCCGTCTTCCGGTCGGACGCGCCCGAGCTGCTCCCCGGCGACCGTGACGTACGGCGGCTGCGCGACCAGACGGTCACGCTCGCCGAACTGCTCACCGAGCACTCCCCCGGCTACGAGCCCCCGCACGTCCCGGAACGCTCCGCGAAGGCCCTCGCTCAGGTGCACTGCCACCAGCACGCGGTCCTGGACTGGCAGGCCGACCGGAAACTCCTGCACCGCGCCGGCGTCGACGCCGAACAACTGGACTCCGGTTGCTGCGGTCTCGCCGGCAACTTCGGCTTCGAACCGGGCCACTTGGAGGTCAGCGAGGCATGCGCGGAACGCGTACTGCTGCCGCGCCTGCGCGACGAGCCTGCCGAGACGGTGGTCCTGGCCGACGGTTTCAGCTGCCGCACCCAGATCCACGAGCTCGACAGCGGCGGCCACGAGGCGGTGCACCTGGCGGAACTGCTGGCGTCCGCCCTGCCGGGGGCGCCGGGCAGCGCGTACGGCGTGGCGCCGGGCGCGAGGCCGACCACCCCGAGCCGAAGGGCCAGGGCACTGGCCTTGGCCGGGACCGGCTTGGCGGGCCTGGCGGCTGCGGCCACGGCAGTCAGGTTCGTTTGGAAGAAGCGGTGA
- a CDS encoding nucleotide pyrophosphohydrolase, whose amino-acid sequence MTEPLDVAKLQRRLAEFAAARDWQPYHTPKNLVAALSVEASELVEIFQWLTPEESARVMDDPDTAHRVTDEIADVLAYLLQLCEVLGVDPLTALNAKIDRNERRFPAP is encoded by the coding sequence GTGACAGAACCCCTCGACGTGGCGAAGCTGCAGCGCCGGCTGGCCGAGTTCGCGGCCGCCCGCGACTGGCAGCCGTACCACACCCCCAAGAACCTCGTCGCCGCGCTCAGTGTGGAGGCCTCCGAACTGGTCGAGATCTTCCAGTGGTTGACTCCCGAGGAGTCGGCGCGGGTCATGGACGACCCCGACACCGCGCACCGTGTCACGGACGAGATCGCCGATGTACTCGCGTATCTGCTCCAGTTGTGCGAGGTGCTCGGCGTCGATCCGCTGACCGCGCTGAACGCGAAGATCGACCGGAACGAGCGGAGGTTTCCGGCGCCGTAA
- a CDS encoding MarR family winged helix-turn-helix transcriptional regulator, with amino-acid sequence MADPSECPSVSEGLLPPELHAWMLLLAATGAVEQELRSAVKDGLDVSHDEFLVLCLLGARPAEGVRMTKIAELLGRPKTRLTYQIACLQHAGLVTRKSVCGDKRGVEVALTEKGGRLLAESSGTLAATVRDALTRFMGADQREALRALLPDLAVEARPE; translated from the coding sequence ATGGCCGACCCGTCCGAATGTCCCTCCGTGTCCGAAGGGCTCCTGCCGCCCGAGCTGCATGCCTGGATGCTGCTGCTGGCCGCGACGGGAGCCGTGGAACAGGAGCTGCGCTCCGCCGTCAAGGACGGTCTGGACGTCTCGCACGACGAGTTCCTGGTGCTGTGCCTGCTGGGCGCGCGCCCCGCCGAAGGGGTGCGCATGACGAAGATCGCGGAGCTCCTCGGCCGCCCCAAGACCCGGCTCACCTACCAGATCGCCTGTCTCCAGCACGCCGGTCTGGTGACCCGGAAGTCGGTGTGCGGCGACAAGCGGGGCGTCGAGGTGGCCCTCACCGAGAAGGGCGGGCGCCTGCTGGCGGAGTCCTCCGGCACCCTCGCCGCGACGGTCAGGGACGCGCTGACCCGGTTCATGGGCGCCGACCAGCGCGAGGCGCTGCGCGCGCTGCTGCCCGATCTCGCCGTGGAGGCGAGGCCGGAGTAG